A genomic window from Daphnia carinata strain CSIRO-1 chromosome 9, CSIRO_AGI_Dcar_HiC_V3, whole genome shotgun sequence includes:
- the LOC130688208 gene encoding uncharacterized protein LOC130688208, giving the protein MDSCKDKIKELYKIGDWRGIVRLFENGFCDEKLLWFQPDLDGVDFLVKSLTTIGVKGISSIGCGTGLLEWIINSSTSLPVIGYEIDQGWWESRFSPPKFWNEIECIDPAIVPRLNPQFALLFCYFNNLKAFEAYLESYTGDCVILIGPDENNHERYCDPQPFQLKDSECWRIHAIWRTKFLEAIVIYRKSAI; this is encoded by the exons GCGACTGGCGAGGTATTGTTCGGCTCTTCGAAAACGGTTTTTGCGACGAGAAACTTCTCTGGTTTCAGCCGGACTTGGACGGAGTTGATTTTCTAGTGAAAAGTTTAACAACAATCGGAGTAAAGGGAATATCTAGTATTGGTTGTGGTACTGGTCTGCTCGAATGGATCATTAATTCTTCAACAA GTCTGCCTGTAATAGGCTACGAAATTGACCAAGGTTGGTGGGAAAGCAGATTTAGCCCTCCAAAATTTTGGAATGAAATTGAATGCATTGATCCCGCAATAGTGCCACGACTTAATCCTCAGTTTGCGTTACTATTCTGTTACTTCAACAATTTGAAAGCCTTTGAAGCGTATCTCGAAAGCTACACAGGTGACTGTGTGATTCTGATAGGCCCGGATGAGAATAATCATGAACGTTACTGCGATCCACAGCCGTTCCAGTTGAAAGACAGTGAATGCTGGCGCATTCACGCAATCTGGCGAACTAAGTTCCTCGAAGCAATTGTTATATACAGAAAATCTGCTATCTAA